In one window of Leptolyngbya sp. CCY15150 DNA:
- a CDS encoding PAS domain S-box protein: MSAEAYYFISPMRGLSSSSGQINLAIARNLPVLSSTTTLDKAIADIERFRTSHHAAVASSGCCALVMEQDTLVGLVSDRDIVAALAAGRIPAQTLVGEMMAPPPSPIPLAEVTHLPSLLPRMQQASRCCLPVIDQGQIIGCLDTAHMLHMLGDQLSASLPTPQPILLGVPVPCSRLQSMIATSPAVMFTCHPGDNYKTTFVSANIQELLGYSPQMFVQEPNLWSDRLHPDDRDRLLSALALLPTQGVQKHEYRFLHHDGHYLWLGSGLRMVFDPQGIPVEIVGYVIDITEQKQIEQRLKQQAAHLSAAQRIANLGSWEFDIQTGAITWSPQSFVVFGFEAADGEPTLEQLEARFSPEARLHHRHVLEQAIAQQIPYSLEIEFHRPNGSRGWVAARGEPIFDASGQLSRFVGTVLDITDRKLADMKRKCSEARYRAVVEDQTDLICRFLPDGRLTFANYAYCQYVQIDPEIGIGYSLEQLVPPEEYACLQQLLSHLTPETPTITTEQKTLTASGEERWQLWTDRAMFDDQGQVIEYQSVGHDITDRKRIELALQRSETRYRAIVEDQTEMICRFRPDGSLSFANTAYRRYFNLDTTLPDNNAIWQYIPDDELDFVRTKVLGLTPESPTVTYEHRVLLPDGTTAWQLWTDRAIFDDQGQLLEYQSAGRDITDRKHDEQQLRQVSERLALALKSGAIGIWEWDLLQDHLVWDEQMYRLHGRSLDDPVKSGADWQQNLHPEDRQATELVLAQALQGEQEFDATFRIVWPDGSPRFIKAYGQVQRSAQGQPVRMVGINFDITKRQEAQQRIQIQNDQLSRANLELERATRLKDEFLASMSHELRTPLNAILGMSEGLQEDIFGALNPRQQKAIATIERSGQHLLELINDILDLSKIEAGKLELQPSLVSISTLCQASLAFVQEEAMRKHIHLEHHIQGVTSLYADERRLRQILINLLVNAVKFTPDGGVVSLTVTSQPPAQPPDPSSPSHLSTLPSVVFSINDTGIGIAESDRTKLFQPFVQIDSALNRKHTGTGLGLSLVKRLIDLHGGHITVDSTPGQGSCFSVQIPYVHPPAPSTEKEASPLAIAPRTNMRSVLIIEDSQDVADQLQRYLTELGMSSTVCRCGEDAIAQAKTFMPSLIILDLLLPEASGWEILTQLKDIPATAHIPVIIASVVDEQDQGLALGAVDYLVKPITRVHLHAAIRRLLPTQDGGDRLSPTVITPSYPNHHHDPVILVAEDNPANIETIADYLTLKGYHLIYAHNGYEAVNMAQVQTPDLILMDIQMPGLSGLDAIHQIRTTISPTMPILAMTALAMPGDRDRCLTAGANDYLTKPIRLKLLLETIQQLLPHPE, encoded by the coding sequence TTGAGTGCTGAAGCCTATTACTTTATTTCTCCCATGCGCGGTTTAAGCTCCTCCAGCGGGCAGATCAATCTAGCGATCGCCCGCAATTTACCCGTGCTTTCTAGCACAACAACCCTAGATAAAGCGATTGCTGACATCGAACGGTTTCGGACATCTCACCATGCAGCGGTCGCATCGTCAGGTTGCTGTGCCCTTGTGATGGAGCAAGACACCTTGGTGGGGCTGGTGAGCGATCGCGATATAGTAGCCGCCTTAGCTGCCGGACGGATCCCCGCCCAAACGCTCGTCGGCGAGATGATGGCACCTCCCCCAAGCCCTATTCCCTTAGCAGAGGTGACCCATCTTCCCAGCCTCCTACCCCGCATGCAGCAGGCAAGCCGATGCTGCCTTCCAGTCATCGATCAAGGGCAGATCATCGGTTGTCTAGATACGGCCCATATGCTGCACATGCTTGGGGATCAGCTCAGCGCCTCCCTACCCACCCCTCAACCAATTCTCCTAGGAGTTCCAGTCCCCTGCTCTCGCCTCCAAAGCATGATCGCCACCAGTCCTGCGGTCATGTTCACCTGTCATCCAGGGGACAACTACAAAACTACCTTTGTCAGTGCAAACATCCAGGAACTGCTGGGATATTCGCCCCAGATGTTTGTCCAAGAGCCCAATCTTTGGAGCGATCGCCTCCATCCTGACGATCGCGATCGCCTCCTCAGTGCCCTAGCGCTCTTGCCGACCCAAGGCGTTCAAAAGCACGAGTATCGTTTTTTACACCACGACGGTCACTATCTCTGGCTCGGTAGCGGTTTGCGGATGGTGTTTGATCCCCAAGGCATCCCCGTTGAAATTGTGGGATATGTCATTGATATCACGGAGCAAAAACAGATTGAGCAGCGCCTGAAGCAGCAAGCGGCCCATCTCAGTGCCGCCCAGCGCATCGCCAATCTAGGCAGTTGGGAGTTTGATATTCAGACCGGAGCAATCACCTGGTCACCCCAAAGCTTTGTGGTCTTTGGCTTTGAGGCAGCCGATGGCGAACCGACCCTGGAGCAGCTTGAGGCTCGTTTTAGCCCAGAAGCCCGCCTGCATCACCGCCACGTGTTGGAGCAGGCGATCGCCCAGCAAATACCCTATAGCCTAGAAATTGAATTTCACCGGCCCAATGGATCCCGAGGCTGGGTGGCAGCTCGGGGAGAACCCATCTTTGATGCCAGCGGGCAACTCAGCCGCTTCGTCGGTACAGTCCTCGATATCACCGATCGTAAACTTGCCGACATGAAACGCAAATGTAGCGAAGCTCGCTACCGCGCCGTTGTGGAAGACCAAACGGACTTAATTTGTCGTTTCTTGCCAGACGGTCGGCTCACCTTTGCAAACTATGCCTACTGTCAATATGTACAGATTGATCCAGAGATCGGCATTGGTTACTCTCTTGAGCAACTGGTACCACCTGAAGAATATGCTTGCCTCCAGCAACTGCTGTCCCACCTGACTCCCGAAACACCAACCATCACCACCGAGCAAAAAACCTTGACGGCTAGCGGTGAAGAGCGCTGGCAGCTATGGACGGATCGGGCCATGTTTGACGATCAAGGACAGGTGATCGAGTATCAATCGGTGGGGCATGACATTACCGATCGCAAACGCATTGAACTAGCGCTACAGCGCAGCGAGACCCGCTATCGAGCGATCGTGGAAGACCAAACAGAGATGATTTGCCGCTTTCGCCCGGATGGTTCCCTCAGTTTTGCCAACACCGCCTACCGTCGCTATTTCAATCTAGACACCACCCTGCCAGATAACAATGCCATCTGGCAATATATCCCTGATGATGAGCTAGATTTTGTGCGCACGAAGGTGCTAGGCCTGACTCCAGAGAGCCCCACCGTGACCTATGAGCACCGCGTCCTGCTACCCGATGGCACGACGGCTTGGCAATTGTGGACCGATCGCGCCATTTTTGACGACCAAGGTCAGCTCTTGGAATATCAATCCGCAGGCCGCGATATTACCGATCGCAAGCACGATGAGCAGCAGTTGCGGCAGGTGTCAGAACGGTTAGCCCTAGCGCTCAAGTCGGGCGCGATCGGCATCTGGGAATGGGACTTGCTGCAGGATCATTTAGTCTGGGATGAGCAAATGTATCGTCTGCATGGGCGATCGCTCGATGATCCTGTCAAAAGCGGCGCAGATTGGCAGCAAAACCTTCATCCCGAGGATCGTCAAGCTACTGAGCTCGTTCTAGCGCAAGCGCTCCAAGGAGAGCAAGAGTTTGACGCTACCTTTCGAATTGTCTGGCCCGATGGCAGCCCACGCTTCATTAAAGCCTACGGGCAGGTGCAGCGTAGTGCCCAGGGTCAGCCCGTGCGCATGGTCGGCATTAATTTTGATATTACCAAACGGCAAGAAGCCCAGCAGCGCATCCAAATTCAGAACGACCAGCTCAGCCGCGCCAACCTAGAGCTAGAGCGGGCCACCCGGCTCAAGGATGAGTTCTTAGCCAGCATGAGCCATGAACTGCGCACCCCCCTCAATGCCATTTTGGGCATGTCGGAGGGGCTACAGGAGGATATTTTCGGAGCGCTGAATCCTCGACAACAGAAGGCGATCGCCACCATTGAGCGCAGTGGACAGCATTTACTAGAGCTGATTAACGACATTCTTGACCTATCCAAAATCGAGGCAGGCAAGCTGGAGCTCCAGCCTAGCCTCGTATCCATCAGCACCCTCTGCCAAGCTAGCTTAGCCTTCGTGCAAGAAGAGGCGATGCGGAAACATATTCACCTAGAGCATCACATTCAGGGGGTGACATCCCTCTATGCCGATGAGCGTCGTTTGCGGCAAATTTTAATTAACTTGCTGGTGAATGCCGTGAAGTTTACCCCTGATGGCGGCGTTGTTTCCCTTACCGTCACGAGCCAACCTCCTGCACAACCTCCCGATCCGTCTAGCCCATCCCACCTATCGACCCTGCCAAGCGTTGTTTTCTCGATCAACGATACGGGCATCGGCATTGCCGAGAGCGATCGCACGAAGCTCTTCCAGCCGTTTGTCCAAATTGATAGCGCCCTCAATCGAAAACATACGGGCACCGGACTGGGGCTGTCTTTGGTCAAACGTTTAATAGATCTCCACGGCGGCCATATCACCGTCGATAGCACCCCAGGACAAGGGAGCTGCTTCTCAGTACAGATTCCCTACGTCCATCCTCCCGCCCCATCTACCGAGAAGGAAGCCAGTCCCCTTGCGATCGCGCCACGAACGAATATGCGATCGGTTCTGATTATTGAAGATTCACAAGACGTGGCAGATCAGCTCCAGCGTTATTTAACCGAGCTAGGAATGTCTTCTACGGTTTGCCGATGTGGGGAGGATGCGATCGCTCAAGCCAAGACGTTCATGCCGTCATTAATTATTCTAGACCTCCTGCTGCCAGAGGCGTCCGGCTGGGAGATCTTAACCCAGCTCAAGGATATCCCGGCCACAGCTCACATCCCGGTCATCATTGCCTCAGTGGTAGATGAGCAAGATCAAGGGTTAGCATTAGGAGCAGTGGATTACTTAGTCAAACCCATTACCCGAGTCCATCTCCATGCGGCCATTCGTCGTCTCTTGCCGACACAAGACGGGGGCGATCGCCTCAGTCCTACCGTCATTACGCCCAGCTACCCTAACCATCATCATGACCCTGTCATTCTGGTCGCAGAAGACAACCCAGCCAATATTGAAACGATCGCCGACTACCTCACCCTCAAAGGCTACCATCTCATTTATGCCCATAATGGGTATGAGGCCGTCAACATGGCCCAAGTCCAAACACCAGACTTGATCCTCATGGATATTCAAATGCCTGGACTGAGCGGACTAGATGCCATTCATCAAATTCGAACTACCATCTCCCCCACCATGCCCATCCTTGCAATGACAGCCTTGGCCATGCCAGGCGATCGCGATCGATGCCTCACGGCTGGGGCCAACGATTACTTAACCAAACCAATTCGGTTAAAGCTGCTGTTAGAAACGATTCAACAGCTTTTGCCGCATCCTGAATGA
- the guaA gene encoding glutamine-hydrolyzing GMP synthase yields the protein MTLQTQLPPDAYTTEHITRQMIVILDFGSQYSELIARRIRETQVYSEVLSYRTTVEQLQQLNPKGIILSGGPSSVYDDNAPHCDPKIWDLGIPVLGVCYGMQLMVEQLGGSVERALRGEYGKASLYIDDPTDLLTNVDDGTTMWMSHGDSVKALPDGFELLAHTDNTPCAAIAHHERKLYGVQFHPEVVHSIGGLALIRNFVYHVCCCEPTWTTEAFVEDAIREIRARIGEKRVLLALSGGVDSSTLAFLLHQAIGDQLTCMFIDQGFMRKYEPERLVKLFHEQFHIPVVHVQARDRFLAVIEGISDPEEKRKRIGHEFIQVFEEESKRLGPFDYLAQGTLYPDVIESADTNVDPKTGERVAVKIKSHHNVGGLPKDLRFKLVEPLRKLFKDEVRKVGLSIGLPEEIVKRHPFPGPGLAIRILGEVTAEKLSILRDADFIVRQEINQRGLYNDFWQAFAVLLPIRSVGVMGDQRTYAYPIVLRCVSSEDGMTADWSRAPYDLLEAISTRIVNEVKGVNRVVYDITSKPPGTIEWE from the coding sequence GTGACTCTCCAAACCCAACTTCCACCCGACGCTTACACCACTGAGCACATCACCCGTCAGATGATTGTGATCCTCGACTTTGGCTCGCAATATTCTGAACTCATTGCTCGACGAATTCGCGAAACCCAAGTCTATTCTGAAGTGCTTTCCTACCGCACCACGGTTGAGCAACTCCAGCAACTCAATCCCAAGGGCATTATTCTATCGGGTGGTCCAAGCTCCGTCTATGACGACAACGCTCCCCACTGCGATCCCAAAATTTGGGATCTGGGCATCCCTGTTCTAGGGGTGTGCTACGGTATGCAGTTGATGGTAGAACAGTTGGGTGGCAGCGTTGAGCGGGCCCTGCGCGGTGAATATGGCAAGGCATCGCTCTACATCGATGATCCCACCGATCTCCTCACCAACGTAGACGACGGCACCACCATGTGGATGAGTCATGGAGACTCCGTCAAGGCGTTGCCCGATGGCTTTGAGCTGCTCGCCCACACCGACAATACTCCCTGCGCCGCGATCGCCCACCATGAGCGCAAGCTCTACGGCGTCCAGTTCCATCCCGAAGTGGTGCATTCCATCGGCGGTCTGGCGCTGATTCGCAACTTTGTTTATCACGTCTGTTGTTGCGAACCAACTTGGACAACCGAAGCGTTTGTAGAAGATGCTATTCGTGAAATCCGGGCCCGCATTGGCGAGAAGCGGGTGCTGCTGGCGCTATCCGGCGGCGTTGACTCCTCAACTCTAGCCTTTTTGCTGCACCAGGCCATCGGGGATCAGCTCACCTGCATGTTTATCGACCAAGGCTTCATGCGCAAGTATGAGCCAGAGCGCCTGGTGAAATTGTTCCACGAACAGTTCCACATTCCCGTGGTACACGTTCAGGCCCGCGATCGCTTCTTGGCAGTCATTGAAGGCATCAGCGATCCCGAGGAAAAACGTAAGCGCATTGGCCACGAGTTCATTCAGGTTTTTGAAGAAGAATCCAAGCGTCTTGGCCCCTTCGACTACCTAGCCCAGGGCACCCTCTACCCTGATGTGATCGAGTCAGCCGACACCAACGTTGATCCCAAAACTGGAGAGCGGGTGGCGGTGAAGATCAAGAGCCACCACAACGTGGGTGGGCTACCCAAGGATCTGCGCTTCAAGCTCGTCGAGCCCCTGCGCAAATTGTTTAAAGACGAAGTGCGCAAAGTCGGGCTGTCCATCGGTCTTCCCGAAGAGATTGTCAAACGCCATCCCTTCCCAGGCCCGGGTCTAGCCATTCGCATTCTGGGCGAAGTGACGGCAGAAAAGCTGAGCATCCTGCGCGATGCGGATTTCATCGTGCGGCAGGAGATCAACCAACGCGGTCTGTATAACGACTTCTGGCAAGCCTTCGCTGTGCTGCTGCCCATTCGCAGCGTGGGAGTGATGGGCGATCAACGCACCTACGCTTACCCAATCGTGCTGCGCTGCGTTTCTAGTGAAGATGGCATGACGGCTGATTGGTCGCGTGCGCCCTACGATTTGCTAGAAGCCATTTCCACGAGGATTGTCAACGAAGTGAAGGGCGTCAATCGCGTTGTGTACGATATTACGTCCAAGCCCCCAGGCACCATCGAGTGGGAATAG
- a CDS encoding TIR domain-containing protein — MPDFQDAFISYGRADSLVFAKKLHAHLVNHDLDIWFDQNNIPLGVDFQNQIDVGIEQSHNFLFIIAPHAVNSPYCGKEIELALNCQKRIIPLLHVEQISYETWQQRYPSQTIAQWQDYQAQGLHSSFPNMHPVIGKINWVYFREGMDDFDTSFAGLLEVMHRHRDYVHRHTVFLNQALTWSRNQQQSRYLLTGRDRLLGEDWLRVQFTTEQAPCEPTDLHCEFICESIKNANNLMAQVFLCYADSDRPRMENIRRSLMRKGFTVWTDTTDIRTGEDTQAVSDRGIEGADAVVYLLSQASLSSDDCQHQLAHAFSHHKRIIPLQMEAIDALTSSSRRNRRGLDAIYTKLEEDAPVHALPLQLRSLQFIDFSQADDPIHYHASLDKLIATLQDNAQYYELHKILLTRALKWRDQNRNTSILLRGYRLEQAEAWLKSTQQNPDHPPTSLQQDYINASLSHPPEESLDVFISYPMEEADFARRLNEALQLQGKTTWFDQDNVESRLGADAEVLHGLETCDNVLVIIAPYTLDLPNHESEVHHALQINKRIIPVLPYGLSDELPDILKGIPPIDFSDDGGSFTINFSELVRMLEVDRDHVHSHTHWLQRAIAWGDKQKNPDLLLRGSELAIANTWLREADDTQKNPPVTKLQRQFINASQQLADTITAEESRKQAILLKLQEERAQEAEGRLAAEQQSFKRQRLLLQVVTLGLFALLGAVGVALSEYRRSSIQTVKITSLYSRILSNDNNHLDALVEVLQARQRSDYWLTQQADTVAARNQVDLALRQVVYSIQEFNRISTADIPTSVAFSPDGQWMAVSYENGTGTIWTVQGDLKASFGHRSDRPITQVLFHPTSQSVLTASEDGTLKQWSLDGTLTSTIPEAHPGGVVSMVYSPDGAHLLSVGQDQTMKRWTLDGQVQQTTPLPDGSVTQVAMMPDGQTILTSHDRGIDQWSLTGDLLRQMTTDTGSISAIAIHPDGDLIAAGAQNGTVTLWDAAGVQVGTISSAHVSRIEALAFADRDTLVSAGRDRRIHLWSTDGVLKETFLGHEHQVLDLAVHPTGAIASVSADRTLRLWQQNTRRRIINAHPNWEINDHAVHTASGIIATASGDQRVRLWRQTGQQLQELTEHNDTVEAVAFSPNGSYLASGDHEGRILLWAIADDMTQLTDAGAVDTLDITLAQRLDGHEGAIHDLIFNARGDRLISSGADGTVRIWDLSGQMLQVLSTEEDQRLLGLDAHPTRDWIMVGGGQNLFLWDLEGKRLQTLPAHDQAIADAAFSPQGQTIATASIDGSVKLWQIDSDSKLTPTGSITNYSSPIHRISFSPSGNRLAASREDGMIQVWNLDHNARNTAISAILSGHRGSIVALGFGGMDDRLISGGHDGRLMIWDLTEILEITEIDYACAWVQDYLRQLDGDRALCRNVDQQDSSSLFDVQTNP, encoded by the coding sequence ATGCCCGACTTCCAGGATGCGTTTATCTCCTACGGCCGTGCCGACAGCCTCGTGTTTGCCAAAAAACTCCACGCCCACTTGGTGAACCATGACCTTGATATTTGGTTCGACCAAAACAATATTCCCCTGGGAGTTGATTTTCAAAATCAAATTGACGTTGGCATTGAGCAGTCTCATAACTTCTTATTTATTATCGCTCCCCACGCGGTTAACTCTCCCTACTGCGGTAAGGAAATTGAGTTAGCCCTGAACTGCCAGAAACGGATTATTCCGCTCTTACACGTTGAGCAAATTTCCTACGAAACGTGGCAGCAGCGCTACCCCAGCCAGACGATCGCCCAATGGCAAGACTACCAAGCCCAAGGATTGCACTCCAGCTTTCCCAACATGCATCCCGTGATTGGCAAAATTAATTGGGTTTATTTCCGAGAGGGCATGGATGATTTTGACACCTCCTTTGCCGGGCTGTTGGAGGTTATGCATCGTCATCGCGACTATGTCCATCGCCATACGGTTTTCCTAAACCAAGCTCTCACTTGGTCTCGCAATCAACAGCAATCACGTTACTTACTCACCGGGCGCGATCGCCTCCTAGGAGAAGACTGGCTACGCGTTCAGTTCACCACCGAGCAAGCCCCCTGCGAACCCACCGATCTCCACTGTGAATTTATCTGCGAGAGCATCAAAAACGCCAATAACTTGATGGCGCAGGTATTTCTATGCTACGCCGACAGCGATCGCCCCCGTATGGAGAACATTCGGCGAAGCCTGATGCGCAAGGGCTTTACGGTTTGGACAGACACCACCGACATTCGCACCGGAGAAGATACGCAGGCGGTGAGCGATCGCGGCATTGAAGGAGCCGACGCCGTTGTCTATCTGCTCTCCCAGGCATCCCTCAGCAGCGACGACTGTCAGCATCAGTTAGCCCATGCCTTCAGCCATCACAAACGGATCATTCCCCTACAGATGGAAGCGATCGACGCATTAACATCATCCTCTCGGCGCAACCGACGCGGTCTAGATGCAATTTACACCAAGCTAGAAGAGGATGCCCCCGTTCATGCCCTACCGCTGCAGTTGCGATCGCTGCAGTTTATTGACTTTAGCCAAGCGGATGATCCGATTCATTATCACGCCAGTTTAGATAAACTAATTGCTACCCTTCAGGATAACGCCCAGTATTACGAACTTCATAAAATCTTGCTCACCCGCGCCCTCAAATGGCGCGATCAGAACCGAAATACCAGCATCTTATTACGAGGCTATCGTCTAGAACAAGCCGAGGCATGGCTCAAGAGCACCCAGCAAAATCCCGACCATCCCCCCACCTCTCTACAACAGGACTACATCAACGCCAGTCTCAGTCATCCGCCTGAAGAATCGCTGGACGTCTTTATTTCCTATCCCATGGAGGAAGCAGATTTTGCGCGGCGGCTCAATGAAGCACTACAGCTTCAAGGAAAGACCACCTGGTTTGATCAAGATAATGTAGAATCCCGTCTTGGCGCGGATGCCGAGGTGCTGCATGGGCTAGAAACCTGTGATAACGTCCTGGTCATCATTGCGCCCTATACCCTTGATCTTCCCAATCATGAGTCAGAAGTACATCACGCTCTCCAAATCAACAAGCGAATTATTCCCGTCTTACCCTACGGACTCAGCGACGAACTGCCAGACATCCTGAAGGGAATTCCCCCCATCGATTTTAGTGACGATGGCGGTAGCTTCACCATCAACTTTAGTGAACTGGTGCGGATGCTAGAGGTCGATCGCGACCATGTCCATAGCCATACCCACTGGCTTCAGAGGGCGATCGCTTGGGGAGATAAACAGAAAAACCCCGATCTGCTGTTGCGGGGCAGTGAGTTGGCGATCGCTAATACCTGGCTCAGAGAGGCGGACGATACCCAGAAAAATCCCCCTGTTACCAAGCTGCAGCGACAGTTTATTAATGCCAGCCAGCAGCTTGCCGACACCATCACCGCCGAGGAAAGCCGTAAGCAGGCTATTCTGCTGAAACTCCAGGAAGAACGAGCTCAAGAAGCGGAAGGACGGCTAGCGGCTGAACAACAATCATTTAAACGCCAGCGCCTGCTGCTGCAGGTGGTCACCCTCGGTCTGTTTGCGCTGCTGGGAGCTGTGGGCGTTGCTCTGTCAGAATATCGTCGGTCATCCATCCAAACGGTGAAGATCACGAGTCTCTATAGCCGTATCTTATCCAACGATAATAATCATCTCGATGCCCTCGTCGAGGTTTTGCAAGCAAGGCAACGCAGCGATTACTGGCTAACTCAGCAAGCCGACACCGTAGCAGCACGCAACCAAGTCGATCTTGCCCTGCGGCAAGTTGTCTACAGTATTCAGGAATTTAACCGAATTAGCACTGCCGACATCCCAACCAGCGTCGCCTTCAGTCCCGATGGGCAATGGATGGCGGTATCCTACGAAAATGGCACCGGAACGATCTGGACGGTTCAGGGCGACCTCAAGGCAAGCTTTGGCCATAGGAGCGATCGCCCCATCACCCAAGTTCTATTTCATCCCACCAGCCAATCTGTACTGACCGCCAGTGAGGATGGCACCCTCAAACAGTGGTCGCTAGACGGTACTCTCACCTCCACCATCCCCGAAGCCCACCCTGGAGGCGTGGTCAGTATGGTCTACAGTCCCGATGGGGCACATCTGCTCTCGGTAGGACAAGATCAGACCATGAAGCGCTGGACACTCGATGGCCAAGTCCAGCAAACCACGCCCCTGCCAGATGGCTCCGTGACCCAAGTCGCCATGATGCCCGATGGCCAAACCATCCTCACCAGCCATGACCGCGGGATAGACCAATGGTCACTAACGGGAGACCTGCTACGGCAAATGACGACGGATACCGGATCCATTTCAGCGATCGCCATCCATCCCGACGGCGACCTGATTGCAGCGGGCGCTCAAAATGGCACCGTCACCCTCTGGGATGCAGCCGGTGTTCAGGTCGGGACAATCTCATCAGCCCATGTCAGCAGAATCGAAGCCCTCGCCTTTGCCGATCGCGACACCCTCGTCTCCGCTGGACGCGACCGACGCATTCATCTCTGGTCTACAGATGGCGTCCTCAAGGAAACATTTTTGGGTCATGAGCATCAGGTCTTAGATCTAGCCGTACATCCCACCGGTGCGATCGCCTCCGTCAGCGCCGATCGCACCCTGCGACTCTGGCAACAAAATACCCGCCGCCGCATCATTAACGCCCATCCTAATTGGGAAATCAATGACCATGCCGTCCATACAGCCAGCGGCATCATTGCCACCGCCAGCGGCGATCAACGGGTACGTCTATGGCGGCAGACCGGCCAACAGCTTCAAGAACTCACCGAGCACAACGATACTGTGGAAGCCGTTGCCTTTAGCCCCAATGGCAGCTATCTCGCCTCAGGAGACCATGAGGGACGCATCCTTCTATGGGCGATCGCTGATGACATGACCCAACTCACCGATGCAGGGGCGGTGGATACCCTAGACATAACGTTGGCACAACGTTTAGACGGCCACGAGGGAGCCATTCATGATCTCATATTCAACGCTAGGGGCGATCGCCTCATTTCTAGCGGAGCAGATGGCACCGTGCGGATTTGGGATCTCAGCGGACAGATGCTGCAGGTGCTGTCTACCGAGGAAGACCAACGATTGCTAGGTCTCGACGCCCATCCCACCAGAGATTGGATTATGGTCGGCGGTGGTCAAAACCTCTTTCTTTGGGATTTGGAAGGCAAACGTCTGCAGACCCTACCGGCGCATGACCAAGCGATCGCCGACGCTGCTTTCAGTCCTCAAGGGCAGACAATAGCTACCGCCAGCATTGATGGATCGGTGAAGCTTTGGCAGATCGACTCGGACAGCAAGCTAACCCCAACCGGTTCGATCACCAACTATTCCAGCCCCATCCATCGCATCAGCTTTAGCCCCAGCGGCAACCGTCTAGCCGCTAGTCGGGAAGACGGTATGATTCAGGTCTGGAATTTAGACCATAATGCCCGTAATACCGCCATCAGCGCCATCCTCAGCGGTCATCGCGGCAGCATAGTCGCCCTAGGGTTTGGCGGCATGGACGATCGCCTCATTTCCGGCGGGCATGACGGCAGGCTGATGATTTGGGATCTGACCGAAATCCTTGAGATCACAGAGATCGACTATGCCTGTGCATGGGTTCAGGATTATCTTCGACAGCTCGATGGCGATCGCGCCCTATGTCGCAACGTGGATCAACAGGATAGCTCCTCATTATTTGATGTCCAGACCAACCCCTAG